The following coding sequences are from one Polyodon spathula isolate WHYD16114869_AA chromosome 7, ASM1765450v1, whole genome shotgun sequence window:
- the LOC121318022 gene encoding bestrophin-3-like, translated as MTVTYSSKVANATFFGFHRLLLRWRGSIYKLLYREFLVFVGLYTALSITYRLFLSEKQKRYFEKASLYCDKYAEQIPVTFVLGFYVTLVVNRWWNQFVNLPWPDRLMFLVSGSVQGRDEHGRLLRRTLMRYVNLTSLLIFRSVSTAVCKRFPTMDHVVEAGFMTPEERKIFENLKSPHLKYWIPVAWFVTLVNKARKEGRIQDSVDLQTIMIELNKFRSWCSTLFGYDWVGIPLVYTQVVTLAVYTFFFACLIGRQFLDPKQGYAGHDLDMYIPIFTLLQFFFYAGWLKVAEQLINPFGEDDDDFEINWCIDRNLQVSLLAVDEMHMNVPRMQKDIYWNDSDVRPPYTLAAADYCIPSFLGSTIDMG; from the exons ATGACCGTGACGTACTCCAGCAAGGTAGCCAATGCGACGTTCTTCGGGTTTCACAGACTGCTTTTGCGATGGAGAGGCAGCATCTATAAACTGCTGTACCGCGAGTTCCTCGTCTTTGTAGGGCTGTACACCGCGCTGAGTATCACCTACAG ATTATTTCTTTCAGAGAAACAAAAACGTTACTTTGAAAAGGCGTCTCTTTACTGCGATAAATATGCTGAGCAAATCCCAGTAACGTTTGTGCTGG GTTTCTACGTGACGCTGGTGGTGAACCGCTGGTGGAACCAGTTTGTGAACCTGCCCTGGCCGGACCGGCTGATGTTCCTGGTCTCGGGCAGTGTGCAGGGCAGGGACGAGCACGGCCGACTCCTGCGCAGGACCCTGATGCGCTACGTCAACCTCACCTCTCTGCTCATCTTCCGCTCTGTCAGCACGGCCGTCTGCAAGCGCTTCCCAACAATGGACCACGTGGTCGAAGCAG GGTTCATGACTCCCGAGGAGAGAAAGATTTTTGAAAACCTCAAGTCTCCCCATCTTAAATATTGGATCCCGGTGGCGTGGTTTGTGACCCTGGTGAACAAGGCGCGGAAGGAGGGGCGGATACAGGACAGCGTGGACCTGCAGACCATCATGATC GAATTGAATAAGTTTAGATCGTGGTGTTCTACCCTATTTGGTTATGACTGGGTTGGCATTCCTCTTGTATACACACag GTCGTCACTCTAGCAGTGTACACCTTCTTCTTTGCCTGTCTGATAGGACGTCAGTTCTTGGACCCCAAGCAAGGCTATGCAGGTCATGACCTCGACATGTACATCCCTATCTTCACTCTCCTGCAGTTCTTCTTTTATGCAGGCTGGCTGAAG GTTGCTGAGCAGCTTATAAACCCCTTTGGAGAAGATGACGATGACTTTGAGATTAACTGGTGCATAGACAGAAACCTGCAG GTTTCCCTTCTGGCTGTGGATGAAATGCACATGAACGTGCCGAGgatgcagaaggatatctactgGAACGACTCGGATGTGCGTCCGCCGTACACTCTAGCAGCTGCCGATTACTGCATTCCATCATTCCTGGGCTCCACCAtcgacatggggtaa
- the LOC121318021 gene encoding uncharacterized protein LOC121318021 encodes MKVSVPAKAESTLIWKRTHQPSLQQFKKTMSFGDCMPCEEEIRAALLPALQDGLESIISLARTVAKINGETINHSENPMLQILIETAYNKTCSVERYALEQVDIINSKSQSLFAEKSKVMCELKSKESDLEGLQIKLKTLNLELKIHQNNIMKASTQLEQAKAELRKAEELQDLREHQYNVSLATMAIPIIGTIIGGVAAVCYSEAYKDAERKTNTAKCMASLHEGEVSDHKRKLDTCLKEIQQKEQEIANTKNILNKVNKKLKRTRALTKELTTVQKKIQDCTTYLSQLSGKVECMKVITSDLIHLDTLITSLREIFPTYFKMNTFPLLELPNKDESTLIFWVVTGFLCILYILLLLLFTSTH; translated from the exons ATGAAAGTGTCTGTTCCAGCAAAAGCA gAATCAACACTGATCTGGAAAAGAACACACCAACCGTCACTCCAACAG ttcaaaaaGACCATGTCTTTTGGAGACTGCATGCCATGTGAAGAAGAAATCAGAGCTGCCCTTCTGCCTGCTTTACAAGATGGCTTGGAATCCATTATTTCTTTAGCACGCACTGTTGCCAAAATCAATGGCGAGACTATCAATCACTCTGAGAATCCAATGCTCCAGATCTTAATTGAAACCGCCTATAATAAGACATGTTCTGTTGAAAGATATGCTTTGGAACAGGTAGATATCATTAATTCAAAAAGCCAATCTCTGTTTGCTGAAAAGTCCAAAGTCATGTGTGAGTTAAAAAGTAAAGAATCTGATTTGGAGGGTTTGCAAATCAAATTGAAAACTCTTAACTTGGAACTGAAAATTCATCAAAATAATATCATGAAAGCTAGCACACAACTCGAACAAGCAAAAGCTGAATTAAGAAAAGCCGAAGAATTACAGGACTTAAGAGAACATCAGTACAACGTCAGCCTTGCTACAATGGCAATACCTATAATTGGAACCATTATAG GTGGTGTAGCAGCAGTGTGTTATTCAGAAGCCTATAAGGATgcagagagaaaaacaaacacagccaaATGCATGGCTTCATTGCATGAAGGAGAAGTGTCTGATCATAAAAGGAAACtggacacctgtttgaaagaaatacaacaaaaagaACAAGAAATTGCTAATACAAAGAATATACTGAACAAGGTCAATAAGAAACTGAAAAGGACACGTGCGCTTACGAAAGAACTTACAACAGTGCAGAAGAAAATACAAGACTGCACTACATATCTGAGCCAGTTGTCTGGAAAAGTAGAATGCATGAAGGTGATCACCAGCGATTTAATTCATCTAGATACATTAATTACTTCTCTGAGGGAAATATTTCCTacgtattttaaaatgaacactttcCCACTCCTGGAATTGCCTAATAAAGATGAATCCACATTGATCTTTTGGGTAGTAACTGGATtcttatgtattttgtatatactattattattattatttacctcaACCCATTAA